Proteins encoded in a region of the Apostichopus japonicus isolate 1M-3 chromosome 19, ASM3797524v1, whole genome shotgun sequence genome:
- the LOC139960106 gene encoding uncharacterized protein: MKYALSFLLLLALAGTTVRSDPTMCLDVFDVPFLLNFGLLDVNGDQEVGLEEIYEAEAYDMLPTEISDLDDFEVYNKFTHHDYRGTEGSLDLLEWTGFWMNITSGV, translated from the exons ATGAAGTATGCACTGAGTTTCCTCCTCCTTTTGGCCTTAGCAG GAACTACCGTACGTTCTGACCCAACAATGTGTTTGGATGTCTTCGATGTTCCGTTTTTGCTG aatttcgGACTACTTGATGTGAACGGTGACCAGGAAGTTGGACTTGAGGAAATTTATGAG GCAGAGGCTTACGATATGTTACCCACGGAGATCAGCGATCTTGACGATTTTGAAGTGTACAATAAG TTTACACATCACGACTACCGTGGGACTGAAGGATCGCTGGATCTTTTGGAATGGACTGGCTTCTGGATGAACATAACCAGTGGAGTCTGA